A single Pseudodesulfovibrio aespoeensis Aspo-2 DNA region contains:
- the ahcY gene encoding adenosylhomocysteinase, whose translation MSKNVMPVDPACDHKVADMSLAEWGLMEMQLSEREMPGLMSLIEKHGTEKPLAGFKVMGSLHMTIQTAMLIKCLYELGADIRWASCNIFSTQDHAAAAIALSGMAKVFAWKGETLEDYWWCTEQALTWPDGSGPDLIVDDGGDATLMVHQGVKVEADPSLCDKQYDVHEFQIIMDRLKAGLAANPGKWTAIAKKIRGVSEETTTGVHRLYEMQRAGELLFAAINVNDSVTKSKFDNLYGCRESLADGLKRATDVMVAGKVVVVVGYGDVGKGCAQSMRGFGARVLITEIDPICALQAAMEGYQVLTMAEAAPQGDIFVTCTGNYHVITGAHMDAMKDEAILCNIGHFDSEIEMAHLEKNPKAVKKTVKPQVDKWTLPSGKSLIVLAEGRLVNLGCATGHPSFVMSNSFTNQVLAQLDLAKNDYEPKVMILPKKLDEEVARLHLERLGVKLETLTKKQADYLGVAIEGPYKPDHYRY comes from the coding sequence ATGTCCAAGAACGTCATGCCCGTCGATCCCGCCTGCGACCACAAGGTCGCCGACATGTCCCTGGCCGAGTGGGGCCTCATGGAGATGCAACTCTCCGAGCGCGAGATGCCGGGCCTCATGTCCCTGATCGAAAAACACGGCACGGAGAAACCCCTTGCGGGCTTCAAGGTCATGGGCTCGCTGCACATGACCATCCAGACCGCCATGCTCATCAAGTGCCTCTATGAACTGGGCGCGGACATCCGCTGGGCGTCCTGCAACATCTTCTCGACCCAGGACCACGCGGCTGCGGCCATCGCCCTGTCTGGCATGGCCAAGGTCTTTGCCTGGAAGGGCGAGACCCTGGAGGACTACTGGTGGTGCACCGAGCAGGCCCTGACCTGGCCCGACGGCAGCGGCCCTGACCTGATCGTGGACGACGGCGGCGACGCCACCCTCATGGTCCACCAGGGCGTCAAGGTCGAGGCCGACCCGAGCCTGTGCGACAAGCAGTACGATGTTCACGAGTTCCAGATCATCATGGACCGTCTCAAGGCGGGCCTTGCGGCCAACCCCGGCAAATGGACCGCCATCGCCAAAAAGATCCGCGGCGTGTCCGAGGAGACCACTACCGGCGTGCACCGTCTCTACGAGATGCAGCGCGCGGGCGAGCTGCTCTTTGCGGCCATCAACGTCAACGACTCGGTCACCAAGTCCAAGTTCGACAACCTCTACGGCTGCCGCGAGTCCCTGGCCGACGGCCTCAAGCGCGCCACGGACGTGATGGTGGCGGGCAAGGTGGTGGTCGTGGTGGGCTACGGCGATGTGGGCAAGGGGTGCGCCCAGTCCATGCGCGGTTTCGGCGCGCGCGTGCTGATCACCGAGATTGATCCCATCTGCGCCCTGCAGGCCGCCATGGAGGGCTATCAGGTCCTCACCATGGCCGAGGCCGCGCCCCAGGGCGACATCTTCGTCACCTGCACCGGCAACTACCACGTCATCACCGGCGCGCACATGGACGCCATGAAGGACGAGGCGATCCTGTGCAACATCGGTCACTTCGATTCCGAGATCGAGATGGCACACCTGGAGAAGAACCCCAAGGCGGTCAAGAAGACCGTCAAGCCGCAGGTGGACAAATGGACCCTGCCCTCGGGCAAGTCGCTCATCGTCCTGGCCGAGGGACGGCTGGTCAACCTGGGCTGCGCCACCGGCCACCCCAGCTTTGTCATGTCCAACTCCTTCACCAACCAGGTGCTGGCCCAGCTCGACCTGGCCAAGAACGACTACGAGCCCAAGGTCATGATCCTGCCCAAGAAGCTGGACGAGGAAGTGGCCCGGCTGCACCTGGAGCGCCTGGGCGTCAAGCTCGAAACGCTGACCAAAAAGCAGGCCGACTACCTCGGCGTTGCGATCGAAGGCCCGTACAAGCC